The Punica granatum isolate Tunisia-2019 chromosome 4, ASM765513v2, whole genome shotgun sequence genome has a window encoding:
- the LOC116204430 gene encoding acyl-CoA-binding protein-like, which translates to MGLQEEFEEHAKKAMTLPENTSNENKLILYGLYKQATVGPVNTSRPGMFNMRDRAKWDAWKAVEGKSKEEAMGDYITKVKQLLEDAAASA; encoded by the exons ATGGGTTTGCAG GAGGAGTTCGAGGAGCACGCCAAGAAGGCAATGACCTTGCCTGAGAACACATCCAACGAGAACAAGCTCATCCTCTACGGGCTGTACAAGCAGGCCACTGTCGGACCCGTCAACACCA GTCGCCCTGGAATGTTCAACATGAGGGACCGAGCAAAGTGGGATGCCTGGAAGGCCGTTGAGG GGAAATCGAAGGAGGAAGCAATGGGCGATTACATCACCAAGGTGAAGCAGCTCCTGGAGGATGCTGCTGCCTCTGCTTGA
- the LOC116204429 gene encoding urea-proton symporter DUR3, whose protein sequence is MAAATNSLTQCPPLGFGAKYYHVSADGGSCVRDSSFFGGKPVLNQGVGYSVILGFGAFFAVFTSFLVWLEKRYVGSRHTSEWFNTAGRSVKTGLIASVIVSQWTWAATILQSSNVAWEYGVSGPFWYASGATIQVLLFGIMAIEIKRKAPHAHTVCEIVKARWGTPAHIVFLVFCFMTNIIVTAMLLLGGSAVVNALTGVNIYAASFLIPLGVIIYTLAGGLKATFLASYIHSVIVHVVLVIFVYLVYTASSELGSPSVVYRRLLEVSSRSRICQEPISHTGQSCGPVSGNYKGSYLTMLSSGGLVFGIINIVGNFGTVFVDNGYWVSAIAARPSSTHKGYLLGGLVWFAVPFSLATSLGLGALALDLPINASEASHGLVPPATAIALMGKSGSVLLLTMLFMAVTSAGSSELIAVSSLCTYDIYRTYINPNATGKKILLVSRSIILGFGCFMGLLAVILNKAGVSLGWMYLAMGVIIGSAVLPIAFMLLWRKANAFGAILGTIIGCLIGIITWVSVAKIEYGRVNLETTGRNAPMLAGNLVSILFGGAVHAICSMIWPQNYDWETTKDITTVEKVQSELPAEEFKEEKLVKAKAWIVKWGIGFTLVIVVVWPIMSLPAREFSRGYFTFWAVISIAWGTVGSAAIIALPLMESWQTIRSVCIGMFTNDMLMEKIEEINLKLHSIVTSMPEAERLYLLQKEKIKKMEAAEQQVQPTP, encoded by the exons ATGGCGGCTGCCACTAACTCGTTAACGCAGTGCCCGCCTCTGGGATTCGGGGCCAAGTACTATCACGTGTCGGCGGACGGAGGGAGCTGTGTTAGGGACAGCAGCTTCTTCGGGGGGAAGCCCGTGCTGAACCAGGGAGTTGGGTACTCCGTGATTCTCGGGTTCGGGGCCTTCTTCGCCGTCTTCACCTCTTTCCTG GTTTGGCTAGAAAAACGTTATGTTGGGTCACGCCACACCTCGGAATGGTTCAACACAGCTGGAAGGAGTGTTAAGACAGGGCTCATTGCCAGTGTGATTGTATCGCAG TGGACATGGGCGGCCACGATCTTGCAAAGCTCCAATGTTGCCTGGGAATATGGAGTTAGCGGACCCTTCTGGTACGCCAGCGGAGCCACGATTCAG gTCCTCTTGTTCGGGATTATGGCCATAGAGATCAAAAGAAAGGCTCCTCATGCTCATACTGTATGCGAAATTGTAAAAGCACG ATGGGGGACTCCGGCTCATATCGTCTTTTTGGTCTTCTGCTTCATGACGAATATAATTGTGACCGCTATGCTTCTCCTCGGTGGCTCTGCTGTCGTTAATGCTCTCACTGGGGTGAACATTTACGCCGCTAGCTTCTTGATCCCACTTGGGGTGATAATCTACACGCTAGCCGGTGGTCTGAAAGCCACCTTCTTGGCAAGCTACATACATTCTGTTATAG TGCATGTGGTTTTAGTCATCTTTGTGTACTTAGTATACACTGCTAGTTCTGAGCTCGGAAGTCCTAGCGTCGTATATAGGCGTCTTCTGGAGGTATCAAGCAGATCGAGGATATGCCAGGAGCCGATTTCCCATACGGGCCAATCTTGTGGTCCTGTGAGTGGCAACTACAAAGGGTCATACTTGACCATGTTGAGTTCTGGTGGGCTTGTTTTCGGAATCATCAATATTGTTGGGAACTTTGGCACAGTTTTTGTAGACAAT GGATATTGGGTAAGTGCGATAGCTGCACGACCTTCGTCGACGCATAAGGGATACTTGTTGGGCGGACTTGTATGGTTTGCTGTTCCATTCTCTTTGGCGACCTCGCTTGGCCTTGGAGCTCTGGCCCTCGACTTACCAATTAATGCAAGTGAGGCGAGCCACGGCCTTGTCCCTCCAGCTACCGCAATTGCCCTGATGGGAAAATCGGGATCTGTATTACTCCTCACTATGCTCTTCAT GGCCGTGACTTCTGCCGGTTCCTCGGAGCTAATAGCAGTGTCCTCACTCTGCACATATGACATCTACCGAACTTACATTAACCCGAATGCAACAGGCAAGAAAATCCTGCTAGTCTCTAGGAGCATAATCCTTGGATTTGGGTGCTTCATGGGATTGTTAGCAGTAATCCTCAATAAGGCTGGAGTCTCGCTCGGGTGGATGTACCTCGCAATGGGAGTCATAATCGGCTCTGCAGTCCTTCCAATCGCATTCATGCTCCTGTGGAGGAAGGCGAACGCGTTTGGAGCAATTCTCGGGACGATTATTGGATGTCTCATTGGGATCATAACTTGGGTATCTGTTGCAAAAATTGAATACGGGCGAGTCAACCTGGAAACAACTGGTAGAAATGCTCCGATGCTCGCTGGCAACCTCGTGTCGATCCTCTTTGGAGGGGCTGTTCACGCCATTTGCAGTATGATTTGGCCACAGAACTACGATTGGGAGACCACAAAGGATATCACGACAGTTGAGAAGGTCCAGAGCGAGCTGCCGGCCGAGGAGTTCAAGGAGGAGAAGCTGGTGAAAGCCAAGGCTTGGATTGTTAAGTGGGGTATCGGGTTTACCCTCGTTATCGTGGTCGTGTGGCCTATCATGTCTCTTCCTGCAA GGGAATTCAGTAGAGGGTACTTCACATTCTGGGCTGTCATCTCGATCGCATGGGGAACAGTAGGCTCCGCTGCGATCATCGCACTGCCTCTGATGGAGAGCTGGCAGACGATACGGAGCGTGTGCATCGGAATGTTCACCAATGACATGCTTATGGAGAAGATTGAGGAGATCAACCTCAAGCTGCATTCCATCGTCACTTCGATGCCTGAAGCCGAGAGGTTGTACCTTCTccagaaggagaagatcaagAAGATGGAGGCAGCCGAGCAACAAGTCCAACCCACACCCTAA